ATGCGGCTGGGGTCTTGCAGCAGCAACAGCAAAATGCCCTGTTCGCGGGCGGTCAGTGATATGTCTTGCCCGGCGATCTGGCAGCGGTGCGCTTGCGGATCAAGGCAAAGATTCCCGTGGGTCAAAACTGTCGGAGCCTGGGTTTTCTGACTGCGTTTCAGGATAGTGCGGATACGGGCCACCAGTTCGCGCGGGCTAAAGGGTTTGGTGACATAATCATCGGCGCCCAGTTCCAGCCCCAGAATGCAGTCCACCTCATCGTCGCGGGCGGTGAGAAACAGGATCGGCACCTCGGATCGCTGGCGGATGCGGCGGCAGACCTCAAACCCGTCCAGCTCTGGCAGGCCAATGTCCAGCACGATGAAATCCGGCAGCTCGCGGCTGGCATGCAGCAGCGCCTCTTGCCCATCGGCAGCGGTTACCACCTGCCAACCCGCGCGTTCCAGCGCGATGCGCACCAGATCGCGCAGGCGGGGGTCGTCATCGACCAGGAGAATCTTCATCGGGTTTTGCCTTACCTGCGCTTGCGCCGTCAAAATCTAGCCCAGCATAAGAACTTA
The genomic region above belongs to Phaeobacter sp. G2 and contains:
- a CDS encoding response regulator transcription factor, which encodes MKILLVDDDPRLRDLVRIALERAGWQVVTAADGQEALLHASRELPDFIVLDIGLPELDGFEVCRRIRQRSEVPILFLTARDDEVDCILGLELGADDYVTKPFSPRELVARIRTILKRSQKTQAPTVLTHGNLCLDPQAHRCQIAGQDISLTAREQGILLLLLQDPSRIRSRAELITQIWGAGSQVSDRTLDSHLRNLRAKLEQAGGTDLIETVHAVGIRLRALR